In Numidum massiliense, a single genomic region encodes these proteins:
- a CDS encoding ISLre2 family transposase, with protein sequence MLSFWESLRIRLMEVMADLFGEFLEQLDQMMTTHYKEKYGWKSERLDSREFTSFFGTVSYKRHLMYDRNGNAHYPVDEAIGLKRRKRYSPDLMMLGAELAAAPGMTYRLASEVTQKLAGITISHTTFQRLVKEAGEAQAVMDAEKRDRIFEDTVIPNSPSVKHLYCEADGLYVKGRGKGIEIKNMLAYTGWEQNGQRVSLTDRHVFSTVESVDDFWEIGYAAIRHRWDLSHTHVATNADAASWISEERVQNTFSEATSVVRQLDPFHVKRSIRRGLSRQPRLIPQIEKAISEKNKDRFKAVIDTAQGNAETEREEKRIENMQKYLEGHWEILCDWREVSPDVPKNARRMGCMESNQRRLAYRMKRRGMYWSEEGAQAIAKVQQGVTNGTLRQALLTVWPNRQVTQKLKRHARRIGKSDHIGVQVGRIQVGAASASSAIGYLDKVVNRRP encoded by the coding sequence ATGTTGTCGTTTTGGGAAAGCTTACGTATTCGCCTGATGGAAGTGATGGCTGATCTGTTCGGAGAATTTTTGGAGCAGCTCGATCAGATGATGACGACGCATTACAAGGAAAAATACGGTTGGAAAAGTGAGCGATTGGACAGCCGGGAGTTCACCAGTTTTTTTGGGACAGTGTCCTATAAACGCCACTTGATGTACGACCGAAACGGAAACGCACATTACCCTGTCGATGAGGCAATCGGTTTAAAACGCCGTAAAAGATACAGCCCAGACCTTATGATGCTCGGAGCAGAGTTAGCTGCAGCGCCGGGAATGACCTACCGCCTCGCCTCAGAGGTCACGCAAAAACTTGCCGGTATAACGATCAGCCATACGACGTTTCAGCGCTTAGTAAAAGAAGCAGGTGAAGCTCAAGCTGTCATGGATGCTGAAAAAAGGGATCGAATTTTTGAGGATACGGTAATTCCTAACTCTCCGTCCGTTAAGCACTTATATTGCGAAGCAGATGGCTTATACGTCAAAGGGAGAGGCAAAGGAATAGAGATCAAAAATATGCTTGCCTATACCGGGTGGGAGCAAAACGGACAGCGTGTCTCGTTAACAGATCGTCACGTCTTTTCTACCGTTGAATCGGTGGATGACTTTTGGGAAATAGGTTATGCAGCGATTCGACATCGTTGGGATCTCTCACATACACATGTGGCGACTAATGCGGATGCGGCTTCATGGATCTCTGAGGAACGCGTTCAAAATACCTTTTCTGAAGCGACATCGGTTGTCCGCCAATTGGATCCTTTTCACGTAAAGAGGAGTATTCGTCGCGGGTTGAGCCGCCAGCCAAGGCTCATTCCTCAAATTGAAAAGGCAATATCCGAAAAAAATAAGGATAGGTTTAAAGCGGTGATTGATACGGCACAGGGAAATGCAGAGACGGAGCGAGAGGAAAAGCGTATCGAGAACATGCAGAAGTATCTTGAAGGGCACTGGGAGATCCTCTGCGACTGGCGTGAGGTTAGTCCAGACGTGCCAAAAAATGCTCGTAGGATGGGATGCATGGAATCGAACCAGAGACGTCTGGCATACCGCATGAAACGTCGTGGCATGTACTGGAGTGAAGAAGGGGCTCAAGCCATCGCCAAAGTACAACAAGGCGTTACCAATGGGACGTTGAGACAGGCATTATTAACTGTCTGGCCCAACCGCCAAGTGACACAAAAACTAAAACGCCATGCGAGGCGAATAGGTAAGTCGGATCACATTGGGGTTCAAGTTGGCAGGATCCAAGTAGGTGCCGCATCAGCTTCAAGTGCTATTGGGTATTTGGATAAGGTGGTTAATCGCCGTCCTTGA
- a CDS encoding GNAT family N-acetyltransferase: MPRVYGERIMLREYQKEDLTKMRKWVNDPVITDNLSDNFLYPHTVNDTEAYLNAILEGKTQQKGFVIAHKESGTYIGQIDLYSIDWKNRVAMLGIVIGNPEEHGKGYGSEAILLLQQFVFERMNLNKLELDVYDYNTSAYKCYVKCGFKEEGRKRQRYYHKGRYRDTILMGILRSEYEQRKREGLVGTFSTCDS; encoded by the coding sequence ATGCCAAGAGTGTACGGCGAACGAATTATGCTGCGAGAGTACCAGAAAGAAGACCTCACCAAGATGCGCAAGTGGGTAAACGATCCGGTGATTACAGACAACCTGTCGGACAATTTCTTGTATCCGCACACGGTGAACGATACCGAAGCTTATTTAAATGCGATCTTGGAAGGGAAGACGCAACAAAAAGGTTTTGTGATTGCACACAAAGAAAGCGGCACGTATATCGGGCAAATTGATTTATATTCCATCGATTGGAAAAACCGCGTGGCTATGCTTGGCATCGTCATCGGAAATCCTGAAGAGCACGGCAAGGGCTACGGGAGTGAAGCGATTCTACTATTGCAACAGTTTGTGTTTGAACGGATGAATTTAAATAAACTCGAGCTCGACGTGTACGACTATAATACGAGCGCGTACAAGTGTTACGTGAAGTGCGGTTTTAAGGAAGAGGGGAGAAAGCGGCAGCGGTATTACCATAAGGGGCGCTATCGCGATACGATTTTAATGGGTATTTTGCGCAGTGAGTACGAACAACGCAAAAGGGAAGGATTAGTTGGAACGTTTTCTACTTGTGATTCGTAG
- a CDS encoding LysR family transcriptional regulator substrate-binding protein encodes MFIEKAVPIVKAHDDLLREMRDGSEEMGAELAIGVPPVTGGHVLPPTIQAFSEKYPQVSVQLIEESPAAIEKITERGLVDFSILPLPLESSRLDTRPMLTEPLLLALPRMERHWMSEDVRRIVKGADVGQAINDIGVSGVEDASNNRGNRVGTGVSAVTTGHGRVLPMASVAGAPFILLKQGFGFRRVVLDLCAESGYQPHVAFVTSNIQTAQSLVAAGLGVTLVPRMVVRHDSTHSPLYVSLDTHPTRTLVFAYSEGSCLSLAARKFMDVSDKVGCL; translated from the coding sequence ATGTTTATTGAAAAGGCAGTGCCGATCGTCAAGGCTCACGACGACTTGTTACGCGAAATGCGTGACGGGAGCGAAGAGATGGGCGCGGAATTGGCGATCGGTGTCCCACCTGTGACAGGTGGCCACGTCCTCCCTCCGACTATCCAAGCTTTTTCCGAAAAATACCCGCAAGTAAGTGTGCAGCTTATCGAGGAGTCACCAGCAGCGATAGAAAAAATTACGGAAAGGGGGCTCGTCGATTTTTCTATTTTACCCTTGCCGCTAGAAAGTAGCCGATTAGATACGCGTCCGATGTTGACGGAACCGTTGTTACTGGCGCTTCCGCGGATGGAGAGACATTGGATGTCGGAAGACGTGCGGCGCATCGTTAAGGGTGCTGACGTCGGTCAGGCGATTAACGACATTGGCGTGAGCGGCGTGGAGGATGCGAGCAACAACCGCGGGAATCGGGTGGGTACTGGGGTAAGTGCAGTAACAACAGGTCACGGGCGGGTGCTGCCGATGGCGTCGGTTGCCGGCGCGCCGTTCATTTTGCTCAAGCAAGGGTTTGGCTTTCGGCGCGTGGTGCTCGACTTATGTGCGGAAAGCGGTTATCAGCCACATGTCGCTTTTGTGACGAGCAATATTCAGACGGCGCAGTCACTTGTTGCTGCGGGACTAGGGGTAACGTTAGTTCCCCGGATGGTTGTGCGGCACGATTCGACGCATAGTCCGCTGTACGTATCGTTGGACACGCACCCGACTCGTACATTAGTGTTTGCCTACTCAGAGGGGAGTTGCTTAAGTTTAGCCGCACGTAAGTTTATGGATGTGTCTGACAAAGTTGGGTGCTTGTAA
- a CDS encoding PspC domain-containing protein yields MRRRLCKSSYDRWMFGVCGGIAEYFGLDAALVRIVWLIAALFFGTGVLMYFVLFILMPSDDRYDDDRY; encoded by the coding sequence ATGAGGCGAAGGCTTTGTAAATCTTCTTACGACCGCTGGATGTTTGGGGTGTGTGGCGGTATCGCCGAATACTTCGGACTCGACGCGGCACTCGTACGCATTGTTTGGTTAATTGCGGCGTTATTTTTCGGAACGGGTGTGCTAATGTATTTTGTTTTATTCATTTTAATGCCTTCGGACGACCGGTATGACGATGATCGATACTAA
- the dat gene encoding D-amino-acid transaminase → MLVLENDQFKQREDVQIDPEDRGYQFGDGIYEVIRVYDGQPFLLGEHIERLVRSAREIKLPLPLSAEKLEGKVTELIAQAGSSSTGVTNATGNVYVQITRGVAPRTHQFPKNPQPKLIGYFIPAERPHTAMANGIKAITAPDIRWLRCDIKSLNLLGSALAKQEAVERGCQEAILHRDEVVTEGSSTNVFIVTDGMLRTHPANHLILHGITRATVRQCAEQLNLHVSEAPFTLRELLAADEVFITGTTVEISPVIEIDARPIGNGSPGPVTRRLQQAFAELIDQGVK, encoded by the coding sequence ATGCTCGTATTAGAAAACGATCAGTTCAAACAGCGGGAAGACGTCCAGATCGATCCCGAAGACCGCGGCTACCAATTTGGCGATGGCATTTACGAAGTGATACGCGTGTACGACGGTCAGCCGTTTTTGCTCGGCGAACATATCGAACGCCTCGTCCGGAGCGCCCGCGAAATTAAACTACCGTTACCGCTATCAGCTGAGAAGCTGGAAGGAAAAGTAACAGAGTTAATTGCACAGGCGGGATCGTCATCAACAGGAGTAACTAACGCCACCGGAAACGTGTACGTACAAATTACGCGCGGAGTCGCGCCGCGTACCCACCAATTCCCGAAAAATCCGCAACCGAAGCTCATCGGCTACTTCATCCCCGCCGAGCGGCCACACACCGCGATGGCAAACGGGATTAAGGCGATCACCGCGCCTGACATCCGCTGGTTGCGCTGTGACATTAAGAGTTTAAATTTATTGGGGAGTGCGTTAGCGAAACAAGAAGCGGTTGAGCGCGGTTGCCAAGAAGCGATCTTACATCGGGATGAAGTCGTCACTGAGGGCAGTTCGACGAACGTCTTTATCGTAACGGACGGCATGCTCCGTACGCACCCGGCAAACCACCTCATTTTACACGGCATTACACGCGCGACTGTGCGTCAATGTGCGGAACAGCTCAATTTGCACGTGAGCGAAGCGCCGTTTACACTACGTGAACTACTGGCGGCAGACGAAGTGTTCATTACGGGGACGACAGTAGAAATATCTCCCGTCATCGAGATCGATGCACGACCGATCGGTAACGGTAGCCCGGGGCCAGTGACGCGGCGGTTGCAACAAGCGTTTGCAGAACTGATTGACCAAGGCGTAAAATAA
- a CDS encoding SDR family NAD(P)-dependent oxidoreductase has product MKLSGKVAVVTGGASGLGLATVKAFLEEGANVVIGDYSEAGEEVARKLGGEDRVRFFHCDVSKEENIKALFTRTKEWFGPVDVVFANAGITDGIPAHELTLSQWQRAIDVNLSGVFLTDKYAIEQMLAAGKGGSIINCASILGHVGQDGVTSYSASKAGVVNLTRTLGITYAKQGIRVNAVCPGYVDTPLLDILDDEKKQQLVALHPIGRFGREEEIAKPVVFLASDDASFVVGASLLVDGGYTAQ; this is encoded by the coding sequence TTGAAACTTTCTGGTAAAGTTGCGGTCGTGACAGGTGGGGCAAGTGGCTTAGGTTTAGCGACGGTGAAGGCGTTTCTCGAAGAAGGCGCAAACGTCGTGATCGGCGATTACAGCGAGGCTGGAGAGGAAGTAGCGCGCAAGTTAGGCGGCGAAGATCGCGTGCGCTTTTTCCATTGCGATGTTTCTAAAGAAGAGAATATAAAAGCGCTCTTTACACGAACGAAGGAGTGGTTCGGCCCGGTCGATGTCGTGTTTGCCAATGCCGGTATTACCGACGGCATACCCGCGCACGAGCTGACGCTTTCACAGTGGCAACGTGCGATCGACGTCAACCTTTCCGGTGTCTTTTTGACGGACAAGTATGCGATTGAACAAATGCTCGCGGCGGGAAAAGGCGGTTCGATCATTAACTGCGCCTCCATTCTCGGTCACGTAGGACAAGACGGTGTCACGTCGTATTCTGCGTCAAAAGCTGGTGTCGTCAACTTGACGCGCACACTCGGGATTACTTATGCGAAACAAGGCATTCGCGTCAACGCGGTGTGCCCCGGCTATGTCGATACACCGCTCCTCGACATTCTCGATGACGAGAAGAAGCAACAACTCGTGGCGCTCCATCCGATTGGCCGTTTTGGACGCGAGGAGGAAATTGCGAAGCCGGTCGTTTTCTTAGCGAGCGACGACGCCTCGTTCGTCGTCGGTGCGAGTTTGCTCGTAGACGGCGGCTACACGGCGCAATAG